The genomic region CGATATCTTTGCTCTAGCTCTTTCAAGTAAACTTATTACTCCACTAAGTGTTTTACCCGTATATACTACATCTGCTAATACTAGGACATTATCTCTTTTATTGATAAGGTCTTTGTCTAGGAATAGTGTTTCGGATTCCTTAGGTGATCTAACAATTATTGCGCTATAATAGTTTACTCCTGGATATGCTCTTCTCTTAACCAATACTATTGGTGTATTCAATTCTAATCCGATCATTGTTGCTAATGGTAATACTGATTCAGCTGTAGCTATTATTTTCGTAATATTCCTACCGGCAAGCTCGAGTATTAACATAATAGTTAGTAATCTTATAATATATGGGTCTTTGAGAACACGTGATAAATCAATAATTGTGCTTTTCTCTCTTTCAACAAGTTCTCTAAGCAGATAATCTATGTCTATGGATAAAGATATTTTAGCTAAAATATTTACTGCTTGTTCATAGCTTGGAATAATGTTTCCACGAACATAGCGGCACAATACTGATTCAGGTATTCCTGTGAGGATTGATAATGATTTATAGGAGAAGCTGGGTTTTAATAGTCTTAGAATCTCGTTAGCCATTAATCTTGCTTTTAACTTGTTGAGCTTTGGTGAACTATATATTTTATTTATTCTCTCAACCATATAGTTTATTTCTGCTTGACTAGGAATTCTAACCTTTATTTTTCTACCCGATACTTTACGTCCCAACTCCCTGTACACCTTTCCCGCAATAATTATTTTTTACATTATTTGATTTAAAACATAGTATTAGGTTTTTAAATATGTGTTTTAAACCCATTATTTATTGGGGGATGAGCATGGTTTTAAGTGCTGATCTGGTGAAGAATAACCCACGCGGTGACCCCTGTATTGATTAAATCAATAGAGTTTGACCCGATTCTTTCATTGTTTAATATTAGAAGAGATCATTTATACGAGGTTGTAGGAGAATCTATTAGTTCGGGAGAACCATATGTTTTAATGTGTCGTAGATGTGGGGATTTCGAGGTATGCTTGTTTCTCCAAGCATCTCCTCTAGGAGGGGATGAGTATAGGGTTTTGTTTCATGGAGTAATAGTTTCCGTAAGCCACGATAAACAATTGGATCGGGATCTAGAATATGTTTTTAGATTAACAGATACTGTTCGCAGTGTTAAGGGTAGGGTCTATTTTTATATACCAAGGAATATTTCTGTAAAGGCATACAGGTTTTTATGTGGATCTGGTGGATTGAATAATGTGTATTACCGTATATTACCTGTTGAGGAAGCAATGATTTATTTGGGATAAGTATGGTGTTGGTGATTGTTTATTGATCATTTTCAAGTCTAAGCGTTGGCTTGAAAACGATGAGTTTAAAGAGATTCTACGTGTGGCTGATTATAATGGTTTTGAAAAGGGTGTTGGAGGAGTTTTTGTTTTTAATATTGATAAAGCGTTAAGGAATGGTTATGGTTTAGAAGATGTTTTAAAATTAATAGAGGATTATGGTTTGGAAATTGATTCTTCTAGTTTAGAGGAGTTGAAGTCTCTTTATAAATCATTATCTATACTTGTTATGTGGAATAGTAGTAATGGTTTTGTCGAATTACACGTTCCAACAAGTATTGATCGTAGGATTAAAAGTGTTTTGAGAGAGAGCGGTGCTCGTTTCAGAGGTTATCGTGGAGACCGTGTTGTTTATAAATTGATCCCTTATAAACTATGGGATCTAATAGGTGTTCTTAGAGGAAAAGGGTTTGAAATAATTGATCGTAGCGGATTGTTACGGGATAAAAAACTACCCTACAAGATCGAGCTTAGAAAGGTAGAGCTTAGACCTTATCAGAGAGAAGCATTGGAGGCTTGGATAAAGAATAATGGTAAAGGAATAGTTGCTCTCCCCACAGGTTCTGGTAAAACACTCATAGGTATAGCAGCTATTGCTCAAACGAGTCTTAGAACATTGATAATAACTTATACTAGAGAACAAATGTTTCAGTGGCGGGAACAAATATATAAGTATACAACTGCTGAGCCTGGCTTGGTAGGTCTTATTTATAGTAGGGAGAAAAGATTAGCTCCAATAACTATAACTACTTATCAGAGCGGTTTCAGGAATATTAAGGAATTATCTCCTTTCTTCGACTTATTAATTGTTGATGAAGTTCATCATTTACCAGCTGATAAATTCAGATACATAGCTATACATAGTATTTCAAGGTATCGAATGGGTTTATCGGCTACTCCTGTGCGTGAGGATGGACGGCATGAAGAACTTTTCCCCTTACTAGGTGGAATAATTTATTATCGATCAGCAGCTGAGCTGGCAAATATGGGTTATCTTGCTCGTTATCGTGTATTAACTATCAAGGTCGGTCTTAGAAAGGATGAGAAAAAATTATTTGAAGACTTAAGGAAAACATATAAAGTTTTAAGTGGTGGTAGAAGCTTCAACGAAGTCTTGGATTCTGCTCTTAAAGGAGATGAGAAAGCTAAGAATGCTTTGAGAATACATAATCAGATGAGAATGATTCTTGCTAAATCTAAGTCTAAAATAGATAAAGCAGTTGAGATCGCTGAGAAAGAGTATAGAAGGGGGTCAAAAATAATAATCTTTACCCAATACATTGAACAAGCCAAGGAGATCGCTGAGAAACTTAACGCTTATCTCTTAACAGGCGAGGTTCCAGTTGAGAAGAGGAAAAGAGTGCTTGAAGAATTCAAAAATAGGGATAATGGAATACTTGTTGTAACAACAGTTGGTGATGAAGGATTAGATATACCTGATGCAAATGTGGGAATAATTGTTTCAGGAACTGGTTCGCGTAGACAGTTTATTCAGAGGCTTGGAAGAATTCTTAGACCTAAACCTAATGGTGTAGAGGCTAGGCTGTATGAAATTGTTCTCGAGAAGACTCCGGAAGAGTATCATGCTAGGAAACGTAAACGTGTTGATCTCGATGAATACTTATATTAGTTACTGATTTTCTATAATAGTATGTCGACCATGTGCCAGAAAAGTATTTTCTCTATTCTCGGTTTAGCTGGTTTATATGCTTCTACATGGATCTCGTTATTTCTACGTTCAATAACTATGTATGGCTCAACTATATTATTTTCTCTGATCAGGAAGCCGAGCATGATTTTTCGAGGATATTCTTTAGTATATTTTTTTAGAGCGCTTCTATAAATTGGATCAGTGAATTCTCTTCTTCTGGAAAGCCATGTTAGTGGGGTATTAATGTAGTCTATAACCATGTAATCAATATATTCTTCATTAATGTTTTCGACGTGTATGGTAAGGTTAGTTCTTAGTTCTTCTCGGCCACTTTTTTCTATTAACTTATACGTTCTATAGAGGATCTCTATATTTATAGGTGATATGTCTAGCCATGTATCTCTTAATAGTTCGATACATCTACTGTTTTCTAGTATAGAACACATTGTTAGAATGGTTTCTCTACTGATTTCTTTAAACACTATTGTGAGAGGGGCTATTGGTTGATAAAATGTTTTCTTACCTATTCTTAGCAGTGAATATCCTGGCTTAGTATTGAAATGAATTTGTTTAATATCTTGCTTAATTGCTTCTAATAATAGTTTTCCGATTTCATCATAGCTTAAACTATATGGTTCCATCAATATTGTCCCGGAAACTATTCTCGGCATATTTTTTCCCATAAAGTACTGTTGAGGGATTACAATATATAGCTGTTATAGTTTATAGATAGGTTTAGGGTGTTATATATGGGTAGCTATGATGAACACGGGTTTAAAGTATTAAGAGTGTTTCAGGCTAAGGCTCGTATTGGACAAGTTCTTAATGGTGCTAGTCATCTTGTTTTGAAGCCTGAAGACCTGTCTAGTCCTGTTGCTTTTCAAATGGCGATTACTAGGATTATGGATACGTTGATGAAGAGTCTTCAGGAAGGACCTAAGAGAAGATATGTTGCTGAGATAAGATTTAAGGATAGCATGGGTAATCCTGTTGTTATAGCCGTTGATCTAGGGGAGTCTCCTCCCCCATTTAGTAGTAAAGAGGTTAAGGCTAGGATAATTGTGGAACTATACGAGGAGGAGCAGGGTACTGGTGGGTTAGAAGAGTATACGTGAGGAAAAATAGATTGGTTATTAGTGAAGAATGTAGATCTCGTTGGAGCAGGTTACTGAAGAAAAGAGAGCTTATAGCATATTATCTATTATGTGTTAAAAAGAAGAATGATGTATGGAATACTGGTGATATAGTAGATGTTCTAGTTAATGAGTTATTGCTTAACAATAAAACTGCATATAACGTTTTCCGTAGACTTAAAAGAATTGGTTTACTTGTTCGCGTAGGGGAATATATGTATAAATGTATAGATTTCACTGAGTATTTTGATGAGTTATTGAAGAGTTATGTATGTGTTAAAAAGTTGAGGAGAAAACCCTAGAGCTCTATATATGGTGTTTTATTTAGAAAAACTACTTCGTATTATTGTACTGGTTTAACTGGCTTCTTTACTCTTTAACTTTGAGTTTTATCTCGATAGTGCTTACTCTGGTTTCGCGTCCGGCTGGGTTTGTTACTGTTTGGCTGCCGATGTTGATGTCTTCAATGTCTACTTTGCCTGGTAGGAATCTGTTCCTAACTATTTCAACTGTGTCTACTGCTTTGCTTATTGCTCTTCCCCTAGCTTTTACAACGATTTCTTTGACGCCTTGGTGTATTAGGGTTAATACTGCGATTACATAGTTCATTACGGGTTTTTTACCTACTAATACAGTATTTGCAGCTTGTGGTTGTGCCTCGGCCATTTTTGTTTCACCTAGTTGATTAGTTGTTTCTTTGTCTGGGAGTCTTTAAATACTATATAGTCTATAAAAGCTTTTCTCTCATCTTTTAATCGGTGTTATCGGGTCTTTTCTTTTTAAACTAATTGTTTAAAACAATTCTTTCAACGAGGGTGTTTATAAGTTGGAGAAAATACTTGATCCTATATATAAAAATCTTTGTCCAACTTGTCGTGGAGATGTTTTTGCTAATAGTTTATGGGATTTTGGAGTATGTGGAAAATGTAGTGATGAACCGGGAAATTCTATTAACGCGGTCACTTTATATCATGCTTTTAAGGAGGATTTAGAAGATTTTACGCATTTCTTCGGAAAAGCTACCGGAGATCTCAATCCTTGGGGTGCTCAGTTAACGTGGGCTAAGAGATTATTGAATGGTGAGAACACAGTTATTGTTGCACCAACAGGCATGGGTAAAACAACTCTTCTAATAGTTTATAGTGTATATGTTGCTAAGAACTATAATAAAAAAGTATTATTCCTCGCACCTACACGGGCGTTAGCTAAACAGATCTATACCAGGATTATTGAGGCCGTTAAAAATGTTTGTGGGACATGTATTAATGTATTGTTTTATGATTCAGGATTAAGCAAGAAAAGAAGAGAAGAAGTACTCCTAAAGATTAAGAATAATGAGTATGATATACTTGTTTTAACAAATCATTTCTTAATCAGACACTATGATCTCCTTGATCCGAATCATATTGGGTTAATAGTTATAGACGATGTTGACTCGTTGATGAGGAGCTCCAAGAATATATTGAGGCTTATGAAACTCCTTGGTTTTCGAGAGGAATTAATTGAGAAAGCCAAGAAGAGAAACTCTATTATATGGAAACTAATGCTTTCAAAGTCGTTGAATAAGGAGGAAGATTATAGAAAATATATTGAGGAATTAATAGAGATTGAAGCAGAGATAGATGAACTGCTGAGGAATTCTAGCAGGAAACAAGTAGTAATAGCTTCCGCTACTGGTAGGATGAAGGGTATTTATGCAAAGGTTATGCGGGATCTCTTAAGAATAGATGTTTCAGGGATCACTATTTATGGTAGAAACATAACTGATACATATCTATTAATAAGTGATCATGTAAGAGACACTGATAAAATACTAGGCTTTATAGAGACTCTTGGCCCAGGAGCTTTAATTTTCATAAGCCCAAGACATCCTTTAAAGAAGAATTTAATTGAATTAGTCGGGCTATTAAGGAGGAAGCTTGAAGAGAAAGGATACCGTGTTGCTGAAGCTAATCCTTCAACTATTAAAAAGTTTGTTAGAGGCGAATATGATTTTCTAATAGGTAGTTCCAGCTATTATGGAGTTAGTGTCCGCGGCATAGATGCTCCTGAAACCATAAAATACGTATTATTTATTGGTACTCCACTATTCACAGTCGAGCTTGGCTCGTTTCTTGCATCTCCTAATATGCTTATACGTGTCTCGTTAATGTTAAGTGAAGTTCTTGGTGATCAAAGGTTTCGTGGAGTTGCCTCTACAATAAGAAAGCTAGTTTTTCCACTCAATAATGGCGAGATAAAACTATTATCTATGTTGTTAAAAAATAAGATAACAATTAATGATCTTGGCAAGGATTCCCGTATAGTTAAGGTTTATGAACAAATACTGGATTTCTATAATGATATAAGAAAATCTCTTGAAGAATTATTATCTAAGAAAAAAGTTGTTGATATGAATACTATTACCTTCTACCACGATAATAACAAGTTCTACGCTTTAATTCCAGATGTAATGACATATATACAGGCAAGCGGTAGATGTAGCAGATTATATTTAGGAAAAATGACTCATGGATTATCCTTGGTTGTAGAATATGATTTTCTAAGTAATTTAGTTAATGGATTAAGTCTTAAGATGAACATGTTTAGCCGTGGTTTTGGTTTCAAAGATATTAATGATATTGATTTATATGAGGAGAAAAAGCTTTTAGAAAAGACTAGGAAAGAACTGAAAGGACTTGTTTTAACTTATAGAAACATATTAGTAATAGTTGAATCTCCTACTAAAGCAAAAACTATTGCTAGGTTTTTCGGAAAACCTGTTAGGAGAAAAATTGGTTCAATAAGTGTTTATGAGATACCTTTTGTTAAAGACTCTGAAGTTATACATTTAAATATTGTAGCTACTCGTGGACACTTATTCGATTTAACAACTGATCCCTCTATTCCTAATCATGGTGTTCTAATAGAGAATAACAGAATATCCCCTGTATATACTTCAATCAAGCGTTGTAGAGTTTGTGGTTATCAATTCACTTATGGAGATAGATGTCCTAGATGTGGTAGTACAAGTTTTACGGATTCATATGAGGTTGTAAATGTACTTAGAAAACTTGCTCAAGAAGCTGATGAAGTATATATTGCTACTGATCCAGATATTGAAGGTGAAAAAATAGCTTATGACGTCTACTTGACTATTAAGGGGTTCGTAGATAGGGTTTGGCGTATAGAACTACATGAAATAACACTTAATGAGTTCTTGAATGCTTTGGAGAATAAAAGAAATATTAATCTAAAACTTGTTGAAGCCGAGATTTATCGTAGAGTGCTGGATAGAGTTATAGGTTTTAGTTTAAGCCAAGAACTTTGGAGAAAATATTCTAAGAACTGGTTAGGGGCTGGAAGAGTACAGACTCCCGTGTTGGGATGGATCATTGATCACTACAATAAATATGTTTCTAATAAGTGTAGGAAAATAATATATATTACTGAGCGTGAAGGCCTCAAGTTCTCTATATGTATTGATTTAAAAGATAGAGATCTCTACGAGAAAATGCGTAGCGTAGAATATGTAACACTTGTATTGAAGAATTCTAGAATAGAAACATTTAATCCTCCACCACCATATACCACAGATGAACTATTATATGATGCTTCCCGTATAGGTATACCTTCAACCCTCACTATGAAGATAGCTCAAGAACTCTTTGAATCGGGGCTAATAACTTATCATAGAACAAGTTATCACTACGTATCATCAGCTGGTATAAGTGTTGCTTCTAAATATCTTGAAAACAAGAATCTATCGAAACATTTTCATCCAAGCCATTGGGGCAATAAAGGGGCTCATGAGGCAATACGTCCGGTTCATCCTCTTGATAGGGAGGATCTCGAGAAAGCTGTTGTTGAGGGAATAATTACTCCTACAATCCCGTTGACTTGGCTACATTATCGCATATATGACTTAATCTTTAAGAGATTCATATCTAGTCAAATGAATCCATATAAAGCTCTTATCAGCGAATACGATGTTGTAATCAATAATGAGATAGTTAAAACACTTGTTTTACCTATTGAAGTAGTTGAGGAAGGATTTAACATTGTTATGAGACCGAAGACCTATGGTTTCCTTAAAGGACATGATAGGATCGATATAAGCATTAAAGATATTAAGACGATGATTACTTCCACAAAGCCTCTCTGTTCAGAAGGAGGCTTAGTTAAGTTAATGAGGGAGCATGGATTAGGTAGGCCAAGTACTTATTCCAAGATCATAAGTAATATTGTGCGTCACGGATATGTTATTAGATCTAAGAAGAGAGGATTCTTAATACCTACTAAGACCGGTATAGAAGTATATGATTATTTATCTAATAGTTTTCCAGAGCTGGTATCTATTGATACAACTAGGGATATGGAGATGAGGATCGATTTGATAGCTAAGGGAGAGATGAGAGCGGCTGATGAGATAAGTAGAGTTATAGATAGAATTAGGAGATATAAGTTGCCATTATCGATAAGGGAGGTTGTAGCAGAAGCTTCCGCCTAGTATTTTCTCCTGATCTTCAATGCAATATATGATCTCATTCTTCCCCTTACTCTCTCGCTTCCAATTTCAATATCTACTAATTCAATACTGTTTCCAAGACGATCCTTTAATGCCCAATACACGTCTATGGCTCTACTTATAAAGTCTCCTCTCCCCTTTAATATAATATTATCTACTCCTTCTTGAAAACTAATTATTGCTTCAAATACATAGTCATCAATTGGTCTTTTACCAATATCAATTATTTTTGTTGTCGGCGAATACAATTCTTCTACCTCCTCCCCCTCAGTATCTTAACTGTGTATTGTTAAGGTCTATACCTAATATTTAAGGTCTTCTACAATGGTGCAACTAATACGAGCAATATTATAGCTATATTGGATATTGCAACCTCACTATTAACTGAGCCACCTAAAAAAGCAATGAACAAATGCTTATATTGAAGGCTTGGTTGCAAGTATTAAGGTAACGAATACTGATGCAGCAATAGCTTCATAGACTATTCGTTTATTTAAATACTATAATTGTTTTGGAGATTGTGAAAACCATGATTGTTTTAATTATTGAGTTCGCTTTGTAAACCCCTATAATATAATGGTTAATGGAACGTGGATGAAGGGCTCTGTATGATCTGTGTCGAGCCCCAATAGCTCCCTCAATGAAGAGAGTGAAAACCCAACCCAAGAGGGGGAAGCCCGCGCATCATAAAGCACGGGCAATCACTGTTAATACAATACGTACATCAGAATAACTTGTATTGAATGATGTATATGATAATATCATTCCATATAAGCTTAGTAAGCCGAAAGAACATATTCCCGGCAATATAGAATATTCTTTACCACTACTCTTTTTCTCAAAAAGTACGATACGAGTTCTTTCTCTTTTTAAACCTATTAGAGCGCCCATTAGAAATGAAATAATAATTTTGAAAACAATGTCTGTTGTGGGATCATTAAGGAACAACATAGTTACTGCTTATGATGTAATGTTCAGCTTGGGTTCGATGATTCATCATCCCATATGGTCTAGGGATAGGGCGTTCATCACTTGGTGTCCCGTAATATATTCTTAATAAATGCTTCTATATTATATCTAATTCGTTCAATATCTTCAGCATGTTCTTCTTCGATGCATTTTATGAATAATGTTTTAGGTAGTTGTAGAAGATCGCTATTTATGATCTTTTCTTTTTCTAAGAACCTTATAGTTTGATACCTTTTATCTAATCTACAATAAATATACGCTACAATATCGTCGTTGATCTCCATCAAACAAAATGTTTTTGATCCTAGGACTTCTCTTCTAATTATTTTATTCTTGTATACACTGCATAAGCACATATTGTTTTTTAAAGTAATATAGTAATCTATACAAATACTCGAGGTTTTCATAGATAAATCTCTAATTGTAGATTCTATCTTATTGAGTAATTCAGAAAGCAGTCTTATAGGCATACTTATCCGTGCTTCTAGCGAATATGGAGATGTGATCATGGTTTTATAGCCGTATTCTCTTGACAGAACCTTCTCTATCTTGGTTAGGGGAATTTGCCTAGGAGTTTCTACGAGTAATCTAATTATTAACATAGGCTCGGATGGGGATAACTTCTTCACCGAATAAGCATCCGTCTCGGGCATTTCCTCATCGCCTTTTCCATTATTGTAATCATAATGATTAATAAGATGTGTCAGTAACACGGACCCTCTTCACAACTATCTGATAAGTGGCGATTCATCATCCACTATTATGGTTTTGTTTTAGGAGTATTATATTATCTGCTAGTAAAAATTGATTTATAAAGGAGTATTAATAGTTAATACTGTACAGTTTATTTACAGTTTAAGAATTGTGTGATCTAATATGATGAAACAACCATCACGTAAAACCTCGCTACTTATAAGTCAGGTAAGTATATTGTTGATTTCTTTAGTGACAGCTTTCATTCCACAATATTACATATATATTTTCATATTATACTTCATCATAATAATGGCTTTCATGTTTAGAAGTACTAGGAAAATGAGCAAGATACCTCCTAAGAAAGAACTGGGATCGCCATTGTTCAAGGAAAATAATGCTATAAAAATAGCAATGCTGGATAAACTCTTAACAGCTGAGTTAAAAAAACAGTTTACAGCATCTATGAGTTTACTATTATTAACTTTCTTAGTGTTCATAATATTTCCTCTCTATAGACAATTCGTATTTGTCCCAGTACATGAGCTATTATCGAGTATTATAGGCAATCCCGTCCTCGTCAACTTCTTAGACTTCTTTATAATGTATGAATTTGTATTCGGTATCCTCAGTATACTTAGATTCTTTATTATGGGTAAAATGAGCGGAGTCAACATTATGTTGCCACAGAACTTCATACTCTATAAAAAGGGGATCATCGCCAATGATAGGTTCTTCATAGAATTAACAAGCGATCTATGCTATAAATATGATTTAAAGAGGCATTTCGTAGAGTTAAGGAGTAGAACTAATAAGAATTTCAGAGTAAGATTATATACTGATTCTACATCTGACCTGTTAAACAAGATTAAGGATTTAGGGGTTGTTCAGTGTGCCGAAGAAGAAGTATAACTGTATAGTTTGCGGTAGAGTATTTCCTGAGGGACAAGGTATTATTATAGAATATGATGGTCTACTACTTACCTTCCATAGCAATAGATGTGCATCCAAGTTTTTCAGGGAACTGCTTGAAAGAGTTCCTCCCGACGAGTTAAAAGATTATATTAAACGCTTAGTTTCAGAGTATAATGAAAGGCTGGAGGCTTTTAGAAAGCTTAGATCAAAGAAGATATGATCAGTTCGCGGTAATGTCTTCATCCCCTACGGGTCTCTGGGGGGCAAGTGTCTTCATCTCGTAAAGAAATTATTGTTTCTGCAGTGTTTTAATTCTATTCTTTATATCTTCTACTATCTTATCTGTTATGCCCATTTTTACTGCTAATGAGTAAGCTTTTTCTAATGCTTCTTTCTCACTAGAAGCTTTAACATTAAATATTATGTTTGTCCCAATTATTGCTACTCTATATCTTGTATCGCCTAGGAAAATATATGATTCAATTATTCGGAAATGTGATTTGCTGAGCAGTTTTATTCACCTATGTATTGTTTTCAGCTAAACCCTGCCTTCATCACTAATCAGTGATCGAGGGCTTCTTCACCATTAATAATCATTCCCAGTTTTCCCTTATTATCCTATA from Staphylothermus marinus F1 harbors:
- a CDS encoding phosphoribosyltransferase family protein, which codes for MGRKVSGRKIKVRIPSQAEINYMVERINKIYSSPKLNKLKARLMANEILRLLKPSFSYKSLSILTGIPESVLCRYVRGNIIPSYEQAVNILAKISLSIDIDYLLRELVEREKSTIIDLSRVLKDPYIIRLLTIMLILELAGRNITKIIATAESVLPLATMIGLELNTPIVLVKRRAYPGVNYYSAIIVRSPKESETLFLDKDLINKRDNVLVLADVVYTGKTLSGVISLLERARAKISDIIVILALGEKWKTRLEEYNVKPLTKIPYPF
- a CDS encoding DEAD/DEAH box helicase, translating into MIIFKSKRWLENDEFKEILRVADYNGFEKGVGGVFVFNIDKALRNGYGLEDVLKLIEDYGLEIDSSSLEELKSLYKSLSILVMWNSSNGFVELHVPTSIDRRIKSVLRESGARFRGYRGDRVVYKLIPYKLWDLIGVLRGKGFEIIDRSGLLRDKKLPYKIELRKVELRPYQREALEAWIKNNGKGIVALPTGSGKTLIGIAAIAQTSLRTLIITYTREQMFQWREQIYKYTTAEPGLVGLIYSREKRLAPITITTYQSGFRNIKELSPFFDLLIVDEVHHLPADKFRYIAIHSISRYRMGLSATPVREDGRHEELFPLLGGIIYYRSAAELANMGYLARYRVLTIKVGLRKDEKKLFEDLRKTYKVLSGGRSFNEVLDSALKGDEKAKNALRIHNQMRMILAKSKSKIDKAVEIAEKEYRRGSKIIIFTQYIEQAKEIAEKLNAYLLTGEVPVEKRKRVLEEFKNRDNGILVVTTVGDEGLDIPDANVGIIVSGTGSRRQFIQRLGRILRPKPNGVEARLYEIVLEKTPEEYHARKRKRVDLDEYLY
- the albA gene encoding DNA-binding protein Alba, which encodes MAEAQPQAANTVLVGKKPVMNYVIAVLTLIHQGVKEIVVKARGRAISKAVDTVEIVRNRFLPGKVDIEDINIGSQTVTNPAGRETRVSTIEIKLKVKE
- the rgy gene encoding reverse gyrase; translation: MEKILDPIYKNLCPTCRGDVFANSLWDFGVCGKCSDEPGNSINAVTLYHAFKEDLEDFTHFFGKATGDLNPWGAQLTWAKRLLNGENTVIVAPTGMGKTTLLIVYSVYVAKNYNKKVLFLAPTRALAKQIYTRIIEAVKNVCGTCINVLFYDSGLSKKRREEVLLKIKNNEYDILVLTNHFLIRHYDLLDPNHIGLIVIDDVDSLMRSSKNILRLMKLLGFREELIEKAKKRNSIIWKLMLSKSLNKEEDYRKYIEELIEIEAEIDELLRNSSRKQVVIASATGRMKGIYAKVMRDLLRIDVSGITIYGRNITDTYLLISDHVRDTDKILGFIETLGPGALIFISPRHPLKKNLIELVGLLRRKLEEKGYRVAEANPSTIKKFVRGEYDFLIGSSSYYGVSVRGIDAPETIKYVLFIGTPLFTVELGSFLASPNMLIRVSLMLSEVLGDQRFRGVASTIRKLVFPLNNGEIKLLSMLLKNKITINDLGKDSRIVKVYEQILDFYNDIRKSLEELLSKKKVVDMNTITFYHDNNKFYALIPDVMTYIQASGRCSRLYLGKMTHGLSLVVEYDFLSNLVNGLSLKMNMFSRGFGFKDINDIDLYEEKKLLEKTRKELKGLVLTYRNILVIVESPTKAKTIARFFGKPVRRKIGSISVYEIPFVKDSEVIHLNIVATRGHLFDLTTDPSIPNHGVLIENNRISPVYTSIKRCRVCGYQFTYGDRCPRCGSTSFTDSYEVVNVLRKLAQEADEVYIATDPDIEGEKIAYDVYLTIKGFVDRVWRIELHEITLNEFLNALENKRNINLKLVEAEIYRRVLDRVIGFSLSQELWRKYSKNWLGAGRVQTPVLGWIIDHYNKYVSNKCRKIIYITEREGLKFSICIDLKDRDLYEKMRSVEYVTLVLKNSRIETFNPPPPYTTDELLYDASRIGIPSTLTMKIAQELFESGLITYHRTSYHYVSSAGISVASKYLENKNLSKHFHPSHWGNKGAHEAIRPVHPLDREDLEKAVVEGIITPTIPLTWLHYRIYDLIFKRFISSQMNPYKALISEYDVVINNEIVKTLVLPIEVVEEGFNIVMRPKTYGFLKGHDRIDISIKDIKTMITSTKPLCSEGGLVKLMREHGLGRPSTYSKIISNIVRHGYVIRSKKRGFLIPTKTGIEVYDYLSNSFPELVSIDTTRDMEMRIDLIAKGEMRAADEISRVIDRIRRYKLPLSIREVVAEASA
- a CDS encoding DNA-binding protein, with translation MYSPTTKIIDIGKRPIDDYVFEAIISFQEGVDNIILKGRGDFISRAIDVYWALKDRLGNSIELVDIEIGSERVRGRMRSYIALKIRRKY
- a CDS encoding DUF2208 domain-containing protein, with amino-acid sequence MMKQPSRKTSLLISQVSILLISLVTAFIPQYYIYIFILYFIIIMAFMFRSTRKMSKIPPKKELGSPLFKENNAIKIAMLDKLLTAELKKQFTASMSLLLLTFLVFIIFPLYRQFVFVPVHELLSSIIGNPVLVNFLDFFIMYEFVFGILSILRFFIMGKMSGVNIMLPQNFILYKKGIIANDRFFIELTSDLCYKYDLKRHFVELRSRTNKNFRVRLYTDSTSDLLNKIKDLGVVQCAEEEV